One segment of Arvicanthis niloticus isolate mArvNil1 chromosome 5, mArvNil1.pat.X, whole genome shotgun sequence DNA contains the following:
- the Tmem222 gene encoding transmembrane protein 222, translating into MAEAEGSSPLLLQQPPPPPRMAEVETPTGAETDMKRYHGSGGVVMDVERSRFPYCVVWTPIPVLTWFFPIIGHMGICTSTGVIRDFAGPYFVSEDNMAFGKPAKFWKLDPGQVYASGPNAWDTAVHDASEEYKHRMHNLCCDNCHSHVALALNLMRYNNSTNWNMVTLCFLCLIYGKYVSVGAFVKTWLPFVLLLGIILTVSLVFNLR; encoded by the exons ATGGCGGAAGCGGAAGGGAGTTCTCCGCTCCTGTTACAGCAGCCGCCGCCCCCTCCTCGGATGGCGGAAGTAGAAACGCCGACGGGGGCCGAGACGGACATGAAGCGGTACCACGGGTCCGGTGGTGTCGTCATGGACGtggagcggagccgcttcccctACTGCGTGGTATGGACACCCATCCCGGTGCTCAC GTGGTTTTTCCCCATCATTGGCCACATGGGCATCTGCACATCCACAGGAGTCATTCGGGACTTTGCTGGCCCCTATTTTGTTTCG GAAGACAACATGGCCTTTGGAAAGCCTGCCAA GTTCTGGAAATTGGACCCTGGACAGGTATATGCTAGTGGGCCCAACGCGTGGGACACAGCTGTGCACGATGCCTCTGAAGAGTACAAGCACCGCATG CACAATCTCTGCTGTGACAACTGCCACTCACACGTGGCTTTGGCCCTGAACCTGATGCGTTACAACAACAGCACCAACTGGAACATGGTGACACTCTGCTTCCTCTGCCTGATTTATGGGAAGTATGTCAG TGTTGGAGCCTTTGTGAAGACCTGGCTGCCCTTTGTCCTTCTCCTGGGCATTATCCTGACCGTCAGTCTCGTCTTCAATCTGCGGTGA
- the Sytl1 gene encoding synaptotagmin-like protein 1 → MPQRGHPSQERLWALPSLPMAHGPGPEAEGLLDLSFLTEEEQEAISDVLKRDAHLRQMEEGRVSKLRASLADPWQLKILTGDWFQEARSQRHHHAHFGSDLVRASIRRKKSSKGDQALGSDGEAEAAGEDTVEEEPESRVSIELAAPERHTETQGPDFSSPYVPSKASGQEEEPQDQEAPGQGVVQVAEADPELDPEQKAEQESGPTPTQTKTTSKILENGEEAPGLGPSLDHMLSSSSSVSSLNSSTLSGSLMSLSGEAEAGTVQVRGSVLFSLRYEPGTAELRVQVIQCQGLAAARRRRCDPYVKSYLLPDKQSKRKTSVKKRNLNPIFNETLRHSVQKADLPGRVLSLSVWHRESLGRNIFLGEVEVPLDTWNWDSEATWLPLQPRVPPSPDELPSRGLLSLSLKYIPAGSEGGGQPLSGELHFWVKEAQDLVPLRPGSLDTYIQCSVLPDDSRASRQRTRVVRRSLSPVFNHTMVYDGFGPADLRQACAELSLWDHGALASRQLGGTRLSLGTGSSYGLQVPWMDSTPEEKQLWQTLLERPCEWVDGLLPLRTNLVPRV, encoded by the exons ATGCCCCAGAGAGGCCACCCATCTCAGGAGAGGCTTTGggccctgccctccctccccatgGCACATGGACCAGGACCTGAAGCTGAGGGATTGCTGGACCTCAGCTTCCTGacagaggaggaacaggaggccATCTCTGATGTCCTCAAACGAGATGCCCACCTGCGCCAGATGGAGGAAGGGCGGGTCAG CAAGCTCCGGGCCTCACTAGCAGACCCCTGGCAGCTGAAGATCCTGACAGGCGACTGGTTCCAAGAAGCACGATCCCAGCGGCACCACCACGCCCATTTTGGTTCTGACCTCGTCCGGGCTTCTATCAGAAGGAAGAAGAGCTCTAAGG GGGACCAGGCTCTGGGAAGTGATGGTGAAGCAGAGGCTGCTGGGGAAGACACTGTTGAAGAAGAGCCAGAGTCCAG GGTCTCCATAGAGCTGGCTGCTCCAGAGAGGCACACTGAGACCCAA GGGCCTGATTTCTCCTCACCATATGTACCCTCAAAGGCTTCCGGTCAGGAAGAGGAGCCCCAGGACCAGGAAG CCCCTGGCCAAGGGGTTGTGCAGGTGGCAGAGGCGGACCCAGAGCTGGATCCTGAGCAGAAGGCGGAGCAGGAGTCGGGACCGACTCCAACCCAG ACCAAGACGACCTCCAAGATCCTGGAGAATGGAGAAGAGGCCCCGGGGCTCGGCCCCTCTCTTGACCACATGCTCAGCAGCAGCTCCTCTGTGTCCAGCCTCAACTCCTCCACG CTGAGCGGCAGCCTGATGAGCCTATCGGGGGAGGCGGAGGCGGGCACGGTGCAGGTGCGGGGCTCGGTGCTCTTCTCGCTGCGCTACGAGCCTGGCACCGCCGAGCTGCGAGTACAGGTGATCCAGTGCCAGGGTCTGGCCGCTGCCCGGCGTCGCCGCTGCGATCC CTACGTGAAAAGCTACCTCCTCCCGGATAAGCAGAGCAAGCGCAAGACGTCGGTGAAGAAACGGAATCTGAACCCGATCTTCAATGAGACTCTGCGG CACTCTGTCCAGAAGGCTGATCTACCAGGCCGCGTGCTGAGCCTGTCTGTGTGGCACCGTGAAAGTCTGGGTCGCAACATCTTTCTGGGAGAGGTTGAAGTGCCTTTAGACACGTGGAACTGGGACTCTGAGGCTACCTGGCTCCCCCTGCAGCCTCGG GTTCCCCCCTCTCCAGACGAGCTTCCCAGCCGCGGACTGCTGTCTCTGTCCCTCAAGTACATCCCTGCCGGCTCAGAGG GAGGAGGACAGCCCCTGAGTGGGGAGCTACACTTCTGGGTGAAAGAAGCTCAGGACCTTGTACCTCTGCGGCCAGGATCTCTGGACACTTACATTCAGTG CTCAGTGCTGCCTGATGACAGTCGGGCCAGCCGCCAACGCACAAGAGTGGTTCGAAGAAGTCTCAGCCCTGTGTTCAACCACACCATGGTTTATGATGGCTTTGGGCCTGCTGACCTACGCCAGGCCTGTGCTGAGCTCTCCCTGTGGGACCATGGGGCCTTGGCCAGTCGCCAGTTGGGGGGCACACGCCTCAGCCTTGGTACCG GTAGTAGTTATGGGCTCCAGGTGCCCTGGATGGATTCCACACCCGAAGAGAAGCAACTGTGGCAGACACTCCTGGAGCGGCCTTGTGAGTGGGTGGATGGCCTTCTGCCCCTCAGAACCAACCTGGTCCCCAGAGTATAG